The following coding sequences lie in one Pseudomonas syringae CC1557 genomic window:
- a CDS encoding glucose 1-dehydrogenase, which translates to MNEEYPKPPFASQPQQVPGLQGKMDPYPDCGEKSYKGSGRLQDKIALITGADSGIGRAVAIAFAREGAQVAISYLNEHEDAEETKRWVEEAGRKCLLLPGDLAQKQQCEDIVSKTVAEFGRIDVLVNNAAFQMNHETLEEISDEEWVKTFDINITAMFRICKAAVPHMPRGGSIINTSSVNSDMPKPTLLAYATTKGAIANFTGGLAQLLGEKGIRVNSVAPGPIWTPLIPATMTDEDVKSFGSETPLGRPGQPVEVSPIYVLLASDEASYISGSRYAVTGGKPIL; encoded by the coding sequence ATGAATGAAGAATACCCCAAGCCACCATTTGCCAGTCAGCCGCAGCAGGTTCCAGGCTTGCAAGGCAAGATGGACCCTTATCCGGACTGTGGTGAAAAGAGCTACAAGGGCTCGGGCCGCCTGCAAGACAAGATCGCACTGATCACCGGCGCTGACAGCGGCATCGGCCGCGCCGTGGCGATTGCTTTTGCCCGAGAAGGTGCGCAGGTCGCGATCTCGTATCTGAACGAGCACGAAGACGCAGAAGAAACCAAACGCTGGGTCGAAGAGGCGGGTAGAAAATGCCTGCTGTTGCCGGGCGATCTGGCGCAGAAGCAACAATGTGAAGACATCGTCAGCAAGACGGTTGCAGAGTTTGGGCGCATCGACGTGCTGGTCAACAACGCTGCGTTCCAGATGAACCATGAAACGCTGGAAGAAATCTCCGACGAAGAGTGGGTCAAGACCTTCGATATCAACATCACTGCGATGTTTCGGATCTGCAAGGCTGCGGTTCCGCACATGCCGAGGGGCGGTTCGATCATCAACACCAGTTCGGTCAATTCGGACATGCCCAAGCCGACACTGCTGGCTTATGCGACCACCAAAGGCGCGATTGCCAACTTCACCGGTGGTCTGGCGCAGTTGCTGGGCGAGAAGGGCATCCGCGTGAACAGCGTGGCACCCGGCCCGATCTGGACGCCGCTGATTCCTGCGACCATGACCGATGAAGATGTGAAAAGCTTCGGCAGCGAGACTCCGCTGGGTCGTCCCGGCCAACCGGTGGAAGTTTCACCGATCTATGTGCTGCTGGCCTCTGACGAAGCCAGTTACATCTCCGGTTCGCGTTACGCCGTGACGGGCGGCAAGCCGATCCTGTAA
- a CDS encoding shikimate 5-dehydrogenase — MSITANRDTLLCMSMAARPGNFGVRFHNHLYQQLGLNFYYKTFSPNDLAAAVAGIRALGIRGSAVSMPFKEACIELVDELDASAGAIQSINTIVNTDGHLKAYNTDYIAVAQLMDSHAVPRSAFALRGSGGMAKAVAFALRDAGFTDGLIVARNQQAGQRLADACGFRWQAELGTARPPLLVNVTPLGMQGAQADELAFDLPAIEAADTVFDVVATPAETPLIQAACRLGKRIVSGDEVAAIQALEQFVLYTGVRPTDEQYQQAAAFARAV, encoded by the coding sequence ATGTCCATCACTGCCAACCGGGACACCTTGTTGTGCATGTCCATGGCCGCACGTCCGGGGAACTTCGGCGTGCGTTTTCACAACCATCTTTATCAGCAGTTAGGCCTCAACTTCTATTACAAGACATTCTCGCCCAATGATCTTGCTGCTGCAGTGGCGGGCATCCGCGCGCTGGGGATTCGCGGCAGTGCGGTGTCGATGCCATTCAAGGAGGCCTGCATTGAACTGGTCGATGAGCTGGACGCATCGGCGGGGGCTATCCAGTCGATCAATACGATCGTCAACACCGACGGCCATTTGAAAGCGTACAACACTGACTACATTGCGGTTGCACAGTTGATGGACAGCCATGCGGTGCCACGCAGCGCATTTGCCCTGCGCGGCAGCGGCGGAATGGCCAAGGCGGTGGCGTTTGCGCTGCGTGATGCAGGCTTTACAGACGGTCTGATCGTGGCCCGTAATCAACAGGCAGGGCAGCGTCTGGCCGACGCATGCGGATTTCGCTGGCAGGCGGAGCTGGGAACTGCGCGGCCGCCTTTGCTGGTCAATGTCACGCCGTTGGGCATGCAAGGTGCGCAGGCCGACGAACTGGCGTTTGATTTACCGGCCATCGAGGCTGCCGATACTGTTTTCGACGTGGTGGCTACGCCTGCTGAAACGCCGTTGATCCAGGCCGCATGTCGCCTCGGCAAGCGCATCGTGAGCGGTGATGAAGTAGCTGCCATCCAGGCGCTTGAGCAGTTTGTGCTCTACACCGGCGTGCGCCCGACCGATGAGCAGTACCAGCAGGCAGCGGCCTTTGCCAGAGCCGTGTAG
- a CDS encoding glutathione-independent formaldehyde dehydrogenase gives MKAIVYSGPRDVSVKNVPDAKIEKPTDALIRVTSTNICGSDLHMYEGRTSFETGRIFGHENMGQVIEVGAGVDRIKVGDWVCLPFNIGCGFCENCEKGLTGYCLTANPGSAGAAYGFADMGDHEGGQAELLRVPYADFNCLLLPEDASEREDDYVMLSDIFPTGWHATELAGLLPGESVAIYGAGPVGLMAAHSAMIKGASQVFVVDNHPDRLALAAKMGATPINSLEQGAVDQILNLTNGKGTDRGCECVGYQCCDRHGHEANHVTMNNLVASTKATGGIGVVGVFVPQDPGAHNDLAKEGKMAFDFGSFWFKGQQIRTGQANVKGYNRRLAELIHHDRAKPSQIISHRLKLEEGPKAYQHFDARDDGWTKVVLKPGA, from the coding sequence AAGCGATCGTCTATAGCGGTCCGCGTGACGTCAGTGTCAAGAACGTACCGGATGCGAAAATAGAGAAGCCGACAGACGCTCTGATCAGAGTGACCTCCACCAATATCTGCGGCTCGGACCTGCACATGTACGAAGGTCGTACCTCGTTCGAGACCGGGCGCATCTTTGGCCATGAAAACATGGGTCAGGTGATCGAGGTCGGTGCAGGCGTAGACCGCATCAAAGTGGGTGACTGGGTGTGCCTGCCGTTCAACATCGGTTGTGGGTTCTGCGAAAATTGTGAAAAAGGCCTGACCGGCTATTGCCTGACCGCCAACCCTGGCAGTGCCGGCGCAGCGTATGGTTTTGCTGACATGGGCGACCATGAAGGTGGCCAGGCCGAGCTGCTGCGTGTGCCCTATGCCGACTTCAATTGCCTGCTGTTGCCCGAAGATGCGTCCGAGCGCGAAGACGACTACGTCATGCTCTCGGATATTTTCCCTACCGGCTGGCACGCCACCGAGCTGGCGGGTCTGCTGCCAGGTGAAAGCGTTGCGATTTACGGCGCTGGCCCGGTTGGTCTGATGGCGGCGCATTCGGCAATGATCAAGGGCGCTTCGCAAGTGTTCGTGGTGGACAACCATCCGGACCGTCTGGCGCTCGCAGCGAAGATGGGCGCCACGCCGATCAACTCGCTGGAGCAGGGCGCAGTGGATCAGATTCTCAACCTGACCAATGGCAAGGGCACCGACCGTGGCTGCGAATGCGTCGGTTATCAGTGCTGCGACCGTCATGGTCACGAGGCCAACCACGTCACCATGAACAACCTCGTGGCGTCGACCAAGGCGACTGGTGGGATCGGTGTCGTAGGCGTTTTCGTGCCGCAGGATCCGGGCGCCCACAACGACCTGGCGAAGGAAGGCAAGATGGCCTTCGACTTCGGTTCGTTCTGGTTCAAGGGCCAGCAGATCCGCACCGGCCAGGCCAACGTCAAGGGTTATAACCGTCGACTGGCCGAGTTGATTCATCACGACCGTGCCAAGCCGTCGCAGATCATTTCCCATCGCCTGAAGCTGGAAGAAGGCCCGAAAGCCTACCAGCACTTCGATGCTCGCGATGATGGCTGGACCAAAGTGGTACTCAAGCCCGGCGCCTGA
- a CDS encoding low affinity iron permease family protein, whose product MKFSRFSQSLSKRAGSPATFASAVVLICLWAFTGPWFHYNDTWQLIINTSTTIITFLMVFLIQNTQNRDNDVLHLKIDELLRVTKDAQNSLLNLDGLTQKDLRALRRKYEAMGGEHDLDAPLPLLDADQRA is encoded by the coding sequence ATGAAGTTTTCCAGATTCTCGCAATCCCTTTCGAAAAGGGCGGGCAGCCCGGCCACGTTTGCTTCAGCCGTCGTACTGATTTGCCTGTGGGCGTTTACCGGCCCATGGTTTCACTACAACGACACCTGGCAGTTGATCATCAACACCTCGACTACCATCATTACCTTCCTTATGGTGTTCCTGATCCAGAACACGCAGAACCGTGACAATGATGTCCTGCACCTGAAAATCGACGAGCTATTGCGCGTGACCAAGGATGCACAGAACTCATTGCTGAACCTCGACGGCCTCACGCAGAAAGACCTCAGGGCGCTGCGCAGGAAATATGAGGCCATGGGCGGCGAGCATGATCTCGATGCGCCTTTGCCGCTGTTGGACGCTGATCAAAGGGCGTGA
- a CDS encoding NAD-dependent succinate-semialdehyde dehydrogenase translates to MYPDVQLYIDGQWRASRDGRSIPVMDPATGESLGSVAHAGIADLDEALAAAERGFATWRNTSAYDRYKIMQKAANLVRERVDSIARIMTQEQGKPLAEARMETLSAADIIDWLAEEGRRTYGRLVPSRNVSIEQKVIKEPVGPVAAFTPWNFPINQVVRKLSSALAAGCSIIVKAPEETPASPAELIRAFADAGVPAGVIGLVYGDPAEISGYLIPHPVIRKVTFTGSTPVGKQLAALAGQHMKRATMELGGHAPALVFDDADIDLAARVLATAKFRNAGQVCVSPTRILVQRKVLDAFTEKFVGLTREIKVGNGLEAGTTMGPVANDRRIPALVDLIEDALAAGATLSAGGKALEGAGYFFEPTVLSGLTPAMRIMNEEPFGPVALLVPFDTVEEAIAESNRVPFGLASYAFTTSMKTAQALSTYLEAGMLSINHQGIGLPEVPFGGIKDSGYGSEGGTEAIEAYLNTKLVTQYN, encoded by the coding sequence ATGTATCCAGACGTACAGCTTTATATTGATGGCCAATGGCGCGCGAGCCGCGATGGTCGGTCCATCCCGGTCATGGACCCTGCCACGGGCGAGTCGCTGGGCAGCGTGGCGCATGCCGGCATCGCCGATCTTGACGAAGCACTTGCGGCCGCCGAGCGTGGCTTTGCCACCTGGCGTAACACGTCGGCCTACGACCGTTACAAGATTATGCAAAAGGCTGCAAACCTGGTTCGCGAGCGTGTCGACAGCATTGCCCGGATCATGACGCAAGAGCAGGGCAAGCCCTTGGCCGAAGCCCGCATGGAAACCTTGTCGGCTGCCGATATCATCGACTGGCTGGCCGAGGAAGGGCGTCGCACCTATGGCCGCCTGGTGCCATCCCGTAACGTATCCATCGAGCAGAAGGTCATCAAGGAGCCGGTCGGTCCGGTTGCGGCGTTCACGCCGTGGAACTTCCCGATCAATCAGGTGGTGCGCAAGCTGTCATCGGCACTGGCAGCCGGTTGTTCGATCATCGTCAAGGCACCGGAAGAGACGCCTGCGTCGCCTGCCGAGCTGATCCGCGCATTCGCCGATGCGGGCGTTCCGGCGGGCGTCATCGGGCTGGTGTACGGCGATCCGGCAGAAATCTCCGGTTACCTGATTCCGCATCCGGTCATTCGCAAGGTGACCTTTACCGGTTCCACTCCAGTGGGCAAGCAACTGGCCGCGCTGGCCGGGCAGCACATGAAGCGCGCGACCATGGAGCTGGGCGGTCACGCCCCGGCACTGGTGTTCGATGACGCTGATATCGACCTCGCGGCGCGGGTGCTGGCGACTGCCAAGTTCCGTAATGCCGGGCAGGTCTGTGTATCACCGACGCGAATTCTGGTGCAGCGCAAGGTGCTGGACGCGTTCACCGAGAAGTTCGTCGGGCTGACCCGTGAAATCAAAGTTGGCAACGGTCTGGAGGCGGGCACGACCATGGGGCCGGTGGCCAATGATCGACGCATTCCTGCGCTGGTCGACCTGATTGAAGATGCGCTAGCCGCCGGTGCAACGCTGTCCGCGGGTGGCAAGGCGCTAGAGGGGGCGGGTTACTTCTTCGAACCCACTGTGTTGAGCGGCCTGACGCCTGCGATGCGCATCATGAACGAAGAACCTTTTGGTCCGGTCGCGCTGCTGGTGCCGTTCGACACCGTGGAAGAGGCCATTGCCGAATCCAATCGCGTGCCGTTCGGGCTGGCTTCCTATGCATTCACCACCTCGATGAAGACTGCGCAGGCGCTGAGCACCTACCTTGAGGCCGGTATGCTGTCGATCAATCATCAGGGCATCGGCTTGCCGGAAGTCCCGTTCGGCGGGATCAAGGATTCCGGTTACGGCTCCGAGGGCGGCACCGAGGCCATCGAGGCGTACCTGAACACCAAGCTGGTGACGCAGTACAACTGA
- a CDS encoding lytic transglycosylase domain-containing protein translates to MLFASQGQTPVNFAPPDSADSSTRGVGAASGNSASGLVEQIMSLLKELMQMLTQNKDASGNAQTDPSTKGAGGSDSPGGGGGGSVESGGSDPASYAGKGGLGDAGSTPTTSAADGASSDTSLSGSGGLHLPQQLEQYRGDIMDAAKATGVPPSVIAGQIWAESRGQLNAATTNVNGKADAGLMQVNADTFKSLQQQNPGLLGNDVNDPHTNIMAGALYLRDQNKEFGDMGAALRAYNSGPDKVNKADLSDTGGVGGSSYPSDVLSFAKIIESGQGNLPA, encoded by the coding sequence TTGTTGTTTGCCAGTCAGGGTCAGACGCCGGTCAATTTTGCCCCGCCCGACAGTGCTGATTCATCAACCAGAGGTGTGGGGGCCGCGTCGGGCAATAGCGCATCTGGCCTGGTCGAGCAAATCATGAGCCTGCTGAAAGAGTTGATGCAGATGCTCACGCAAAACAAGGACGCTTCCGGCAATGCGCAGACGGATCCGTCGACGAAAGGTGCTGGCGGTAGCGACAGCCCGGGTGGCGGCGGCGGAGGCTCTGTCGAAAGCGGCGGTAGCGACCCGGCGTCATATGCTGGCAAAGGCGGTCTGGGGGATGCGGGCAGTACACCGACCACTAGTGCGGCGGATGGCGCTTCTTCAGACACATCGCTGAGCGGTAGCGGTGGGCTGCATTTGCCGCAGCAGCTTGAGCAATACCGTGGCGATATCATGGACGCGGCCAAGGCCACAGGCGTACCACCCAGCGTGATCGCCGGGCAGATATGGGCCGAATCGCGTGGGCAGTTGAATGCGGCCACCACTAACGTAAACGGCAAGGCTGATGCGGGCCTGATGCAGGTCAACGCAGATACGTTCAAATCATTGCAGCAACAAAATCCCGGCTTGCTGGGTAATGACGTCAACGACCCGCACACCAACATCATGGCGGGCGCGCTCTACCTGCGTGACCAGAACAAGGAATTCGGCGACATGGGCGCGGCACTGCGCGCCTACAACTCCGGGCCTGACAAGGTCAATAAAGCTGACCTCAGCGACACGGGAGGCGTAGGTGGCTCCAGCTACCCGTCAGACGTATTGAGTTTCGCGAAGATCATCGAAAGCGGCCAAGGCAATTTGCCCGCGTGA
- the pbpG gene encoding D-alanyl-D-alanine endopeptidase codes for MLLKIRLSVLGLLCVLTGPVLSTTTFANESAVLNRDPSNLHLASGSAMVIDLQTDKVLYSSNPDVIVPIASVTKLMTAMVVLDAKQSMDEVIPVNISQTPEMKGVFSRVKLGSEMNRRDMLLITLMSSENRAAASLAHSYPGGYPAFILAMNAKAKALGMKHTAYVEPTGLSVYNVSTARDLTKLVMAARKYPMLSELSTTEQKTVTFRKPTYVLGFSNTDHLVRKDNWDIKLTKTGFTNQAGHCLVLLTTMANRPVSVVILDAFGKYTHFADAGRIRKWMETGQSGPAPEVALQYKKEKNLVMKQTGIQAKD; via the coding sequence TTGCTCTTGAAAATTCGTCTGTCTGTTTTGGGCCTATTATGTGTACTTACAGGTCCGGTACTTTCCACCACCACGTTTGCCAATGAATCCGCCGTGCTCAACCGTGACCCTTCCAACCTGCACCTCGCCTCCGGCAGCGCAATGGTCATCGATTTGCAGACTGACAAAGTGCTGTACTCCAGCAACCCGGATGTCATCGTTCCGATTGCCTCGGTGACCAAACTGATGACCGCCATGGTCGTGCTCGATGCCAAGCAATCAATGGACGAAGTCATTCCGGTCAATATTTCCCAGACGCCGGAAATGAAAGGCGTGTTTTCACGCGTCAAGCTTGGCAGTGAAATGAACCGCCGGGACATGCTGCTGATCACCCTGATGTCTTCGGAAAACCGCGCTGCTGCCAGCCTGGCGCACAGTTATCCGGGCGGCTACCCGGCGTTTATCCTGGCCATGAATGCCAAGGCCAAGGCGCTGGGCATGAAACACACCGCGTATGTCGAACCCACCGGCCTGTCGGTCTACAACGTCTCGACCGCACGTGACCTGACCAAACTGGTGATGGCAGCACGCAAATACCCGATGCTCAGTGAGCTGAGCACCACCGAGCAGAAGACCGTTACCTTCCGCAAACCGACCTACGTCCTCGGTTTCAGCAACACCGACCATCTGGTGCGCAAGGACAACTGGGACATCAAACTGACCAAGACCGGCTTTACCAACCAGGCCGGCCACTGCCTGGTGCTGCTGACGACCATGGCCAACCGCCCGGTGTCTGTGGTGATTCTCGATGCTTTCGGCAAATACACCCACTTTGCCGACGCCGGCCGTATCCGCAAGTGGATGGAAACCGGCCAGAGCGGTCCGGCACCGGAAGTCGCGCTGCAATACAAGAAAGAGAAGAACCTGGTCATGAAGCAGACGGGCATTCAGGCCAAGGACTGA
- a CDS encoding MFS transporter: MLLPILLLSAAGFTVLTTEFVIVGLLPAVARDLHVTVSQAGLLVTLFAFTVAAFGPFLTAYFSRFERKRLFISILILFGFSNALAALAPNIAIMGIARLIPALGLPVFWALASETAVDIVGPEFAGRAIARIGFGIVCATVFGIPVGTLISDAFGWRSAFAALAVLALAKALLLAIYLPKTAAKKNPVSILKQFGILRSPMMQGHVLLSVLVFSGMFTAYTYLADMLERLAGFDGNLVGWCLMGFGAVGLLGNSLGGRMVDRHPLIASLVFCAFMVVGLVAVVPSIHSVVALALALAVWGITQAALFLVSHVRLIKAAPEAPAFGASLNIAGANLGIGIGALIGGRVIDHLGLGSVGFAAAGIILLAILLALWLIKRDPIPLAA; encoded by the coding sequence ATGTTGTTGCCCATCCTTCTGTTGTCGGCGGCCGGTTTCACCGTGCTGACCACAGAATTCGTCATTGTTGGCCTTTTGCCTGCTGTCGCCCGTGACCTGCATGTCACGGTTTCCCAGGCAGGCCTGCTGGTGACCCTGTTCGCTTTCACCGTCGCCGCTTTCGGTCCGTTTCTGACCGCTTACTTTTCGCGATTCGAGCGCAAGCGCCTGTTTATCAGCATTCTCATCCTGTTCGGATTTTCCAATGCTCTGGCGGCGCTGGCCCCCAATATCGCCATCATGGGTATTGCACGCTTGATCCCCGCACTGGGTTTGCCGGTGTTCTGGGCGCTGGCCAGCGAAACAGCAGTGGACATCGTCGGCCCGGAGTTCGCCGGGCGGGCGATTGCCAGAATCGGCTTCGGCATCGTCTGCGCCACGGTGTTCGGCATTCCCGTCGGCACGCTGATTTCGGATGCGTTCGGCTGGCGCAGCGCGTTTGCCGCACTGGCCGTGCTGGCGCTCGCCAAGGCGCTGCTGCTGGCGATTTACCTACCGAAAACAGCGGCGAAGAAGAACCCTGTTTCAATCCTCAAGCAATTCGGCATTTTGCGCAGCCCAATGATGCAGGGGCATGTGCTGCTCTCGGTGCTGGTGTTCAGCGGCATGTTTACGGCCTACACCTACCTGGCAGACATGCTGGAGCGCCTGGCCGGTTTCGATGGCAATCTGGTCGGCTGGTGTCTGATGGGCTTTGGCGCGGTAGGCCTGCTCGGCAACTCGCTGGGCGGGCGCATGGTAGACCGTCATCCACTGATCGCCAGCCTGGTGTTCTGCGCGTTCATGGTGGTCGGCCTTGTGGCGGTGGTGCCCAGCATTCATTCGGTTGTTGCGCTGGCGCTGGCCCTGGCAGTGTGGGGCATTACTCAGGCAGCGCTTTTTCTGGTCAGTCACGTACGGTTGATCAAGGCCGCACCCGAAGCGCCCGCGTTCGGCGCATCGCTGAACATCGCCGGGGCGAATCTGGGGATTGGTATAGGGGCCCTCATCGGCGGCAGGGTGATTGATCATCTGGGGCTGGGTAGCGTCGGTTTTGCCGCTGCCGGAATCATCCTGCTGGCGATCCTGCTGGCGTTGTGGCTGATCAAACGTGACCCCATTCCGCTCGCCGCCTAA
- a CDS encoding DUF1993 domain-containing protein: protein MSISLYAASIPVFQQMLNALSDVLTKAEAYATEKKIQPPALLQARLFPDMLPFTRQVQIAVDFAKGASARLAGVEIPQYEDTETTFEELQALLAKTLAFIGSITPEQVDGKEGIEVVLRPGTEKEKRLNGQAYLLSYALPQFFFHVTTAYDLLRHNGVEIGKRDFMGKF, encoded by the coding sequence ATGTCTATTTCCCTGTACGCTGCCTCCATTCCTGTCTTTCAGCAAATGCTCAACGCACTGAGCGACGTGCTGACCAAGGCCGAAGCCTACGCGACCGAGAAGAAAATCCAGCCCCCGGCCTTGCTCCAGGCTCGCCTGTTTCCGGACATGTTGCCGTTTACCCGTCAGGTACAGATCGCCGTCGATTTCGCCAAAGGTGCGTCGGCTCGTCTGGCGGGCGTCGAGATCCCACAATACGAAGACACCGAGACCACCTTCGAAGAGTTGCAGGCATTGCTGGCCAAGACCCTTGCATTCATCGGCAGCATCACGCCCGAGCAGGTCGACGGTAAAGAAGGCATTGAGGTCGTTCTGCGCCCTGGCACCGAAAAGGAAAAGCGCCTGAACGGGCAGGCTTACTTGCTCAGCTACGCATTGCCGCAGTTCTTCTTCCACGTCACCACTGCTTACGACCTGCTGCGCCACAATGGCGTGGAAATCGGCAAGCGTGATTTCATGGGCAAGTTTTAA
- a CDS encoding YceH family protein translates to MSVEHSPSESPANTEALQLNSTEIRILGCLIEKQATNPETYPLTLNALVIACNQKTSRDPVMNLTQGQVGQSLRALEGRGLTRLVMGSRADRWEHKVDKGLELVPAQVILTGLLLLRGPQTVSELLTRSNRMHDFEDSEQIVHQLERLISRGLATLVPRQSGQREDRYMHLLGDPQDMQELLAARQQQPERGTANPAASQRIDELEARVAALEERLARLE, encoded by the coding sequence ATGTCAGTCGAACACTCACCCAGCGAATCGCCCGCAAATACTGAGGCATTACAGCTCAACAGCACGGAAATCCGCATTCTTGGCTGCCTGATCGAAAAGCAGGCGACCAATCCGGAAACTTACCCGCTGACCCTCAATGCGCTGGTCATTGCCTGCAACCAGAAGACCAGTCGTGATCCAGTCATGAACCTGACCCAAGGCCAGGTCGGTCAAAGCCTGCGTGCACTGGAAGGCCGCGGCCTGACGCGGCTGGTGATGGGCAGTCGTGCCGATCGCTGGGAGCACAAGGTCGACAAGGGCCTTGAGCTGGTCCCTGCACAAGTGATCCTCACTGGCCTGCTGTTGCTGCGTGGCCCGCAAACCGTCAGTGAGCTGCTGACCCGCAGCAATCGCATGCACGATTTCGAGGACAGCGAGCAGATCGTTCATCAACTGGAACGCCTGATCAGCCGAGGGCTGGCAACCCTGGTGCCGCGGCAGTCTGGCCAGCGCGAAGATCGCTACATGCACTTGCTGGGTGATCCGCAAGACATGCAGGAGCTTCTGGCAGCCCGTCAGCAACAGCCGGAACGTGGCACAGCGAATCCGGCAGCAAGTCAGCGCATTGATGAACTGGAAGCCCGTGTTGCAGCACTTGAAGAGCGTCTCGCCAGGCTGGAGTGA